One Mycoplasmoides pneumoniae FH genomic region harbors:
- a CDS encoding DEAD/DEAH box helicase — protein sequence MTIAEIRKFAQTTQKFVEAENLFEHGNVVLPKKYLNKARGMAEVLYNSQVIKVSFTAKDGELTCKCSCLANVDNCVHIVAVLLKYHQMLVESKRSFNLAEAFHLDCDQAEMLIENLSLEIIAGGWNFKLGFTINLDKHNPQPSVLRFYCCDATFVYFLHLENDTLHSVELSKFKPEERATLLFFDKLCKQFTVGYDRNSLLFPLAGFLKELQANTEPTIFVFNDDKIDNILFLRISKKHHGLNHVCGFSGKKVFDFVTYKQKEKQIVLRSAYLSKFTDFKFPYTINIYKLQFGEPLFFHFLIQLKRDGFKNFYFQSEDSIVKEKEYLPKLYFKVEYDPVKNKFVSDAFFKYKNHFNKGTTTVYPHRYYMAKKSDRGGFNRLLFYEEAVENFYQDQFDLGYFRKFEHLPIQDKNQIEAFKAALDDLMPVDLAEVSLSDNLLHQKPLHFALSDLEAVAVDDKQIKLSFAPSAVELKLIKRILSAYHKGNVVCIDQESWYDLKQPAAKELIQFWNQFDLRNATSDGNHIYLPKYYLFEVAKIFSQYLDIKNLFDVPTIKKIEDQNNNVFDLSLEHKKITSLRNYQQEGVKWIRGLEENKFGGILADEMGLGKTVQVIFALLDSYLKNHVNLPSLIIVPASLLLNWKSEFEKFAPQIKVKVANIPSKERGELYEKLTNEILIVSFNVLRSDVKLITKQRFHYVVIDEAQGIKNDSSSITKAAKKVKGNFCLALTGTPIENRLLDLWSCFDFVLPSFLGNKKQFTDQFEKEKTDQSFHLLMQRTSPFILRRTKSKVLKELPNKITTDIYVELNPMHQKLYEEERDRGLEEIKQIQDKSSFNILTLILKLRHLCSLPKNSQGILENSAKKEAALEIIHEAIENQRKIILFTQFIDVIDHFKDTFKEQGIEYFIFDGRKSPKSRHSIIEKFNNAKNPCVLLASLKAGGVGINLTAAEVVIHFDVWWNTAVENQATDRAHRIGQKKTVQVYRIIAKNTIEERVCQVQAEKQELVSKTLVEDVNFFESLTNEELLRLFE from the coding sequence ATGACGATTGCTGAAATAAGGAAATTTGCACAAACCACGCAAAAGTTTGTCGAAGCGGAAAACCTGTTTGAGCATGGTAACGTAGTCTTGCCCAAAAAATACCTCAATAAGGCGCGGGGCATGGCTGAAGTATTGTACAACAGCCAGGTCATTAAAGTAAGTTTTACGGCTAAAGATGGTGAGCTAACGTGTAAGTGTAGTTGTTTGGCTAACGTTGACAACTGCGTGCACATTGTAGCTGTATTGCTCAAATACCACCAAATGCTAGTGGAGTCCAAACGCAGTTTTAACTTAGCTGAAGCCTTTCACTTGGACTGTGATCAGGCCGAAATGCTGATTGAAAACCTCAGTTTAGAGATTATTGCCGGGGGATGAAACTTTAAGCTGGGGTTCACGATTAACTTAGATAAGCACAATCCCCAACCGAGTGTCTTGCGCTTTTATTGTTGTGATGCGACCTTTGTGTACTTCCTTCACTTGGAAAACGACACTTTGCACTCAGTCGAATTGTCCAAGTTTAAACCAGAGGAACGCGCTACCTTACTCTTCTTTGATAAATTGTGCAAGCAGTTTACAGTGGGGTATGACCGCAACAGTTTGCTCTTTCCGTTAGCGGGTTTTTTAAAGGAGTTACAAGCCAACACGGAGCCCACCATCTTTGTCTTTAACGATGACAAAATTGACAACATCCTCTTTTTAAGGATTTCCAAAAAGCACCATGGTTTAAACCATGTTTGTGGTTTTAGTGGCAAGAAGGTATTTGACTTTGTTACTTATAAACAAAAGGAAAAGCAGATTGTGTTGCGCTCAGCGTACCTGAGTAAGTTCACTGACTTTAAGTTTCCTTACACCATTAACATCTACAAACTCCAGTTTGGGGAACCGCTGTTCTTTCACTTTTTAATTCAGCTAAAGCGTGATGGCTTTAAGAACTTCTACTTTCAAAGTGAAGACAGTATTGTCAAGGAAAAGGAATACCTACCGAAGCTGTACTTTAAGGTCGAGTACGATCCGGTCAAAAACAAGTTTGTCAGTGATGCCTTCTTTAAGTACAAGAACCACTTTAATAAGGGCACAACCACGGTGTATCCGCACCGCTATTACATGGCTAAAAAGTCGGATCGCGGTGGTTTTAACCGCTTGTTGTTTTACGAAGAGGCCGTGGAAAACTTCTACCAAGACCAGTTTGATTTGGGTTACTTCCGTAAGTTTGAACACCTACCGATCCAGGACAAAAACCAGATTGAGGCCTTTAAAGCAGCGCTAGATGACTTAATGCCCGTGGATTTGGCTGAAGTGAGTTTATCCGATAACTTACTCCACCAAAAACCGCTTCATTTTGCCCTGTCTGATCTAGAAGCAGTTGCTGTTGATGACAAACAAATTAAGTTAAGTTTTGCCCCTAGTGCGGTTGAACTGAAATTAATTAAACGGATCTTATCCGCTTACCATAAGGGCAATGTGGTCTGTATCGACCAGGAGAGTTGGTATGACCTCAAGCAACCAGCTGCTAAAGAACTAATCCAGTTCTGAAACCAGTTTGACTTACGCAACGCTACCAGTGATGGTAATCACATCTACCTCCCGAAATATTACTTGTTTGAAGTGGCCAAGATCTTTAGTCAGTACTTGGACATTAAAAACCTGTTTGATGTACCGACCATTAAAAAGATTGAAGACCAAAACAACAACGTCTTTGACCTTTCCTTAGAACACAAAAAGATTACTTCACTGCGCAACTACCAACAAGAAGGAGTGAAGTGAATTCGCGGTTTGGAGGAAAATAAGTTTGGTGGTATTCTGGCTGACGAAATGGGGTTAGGGAAAACGGTGCAGGTGATCTTTGCGCTGTTGGACAGCTATCTCAAAAACCACGTTAACCTCCCTAGCTTAATTATTGTTCCGGCTTCTTTATTGTTGAACTGAAAGAGTGAGTTTGAAAAGTTTGCCCCGCAAATTAAGGTCAAGGTAGCTAACATCCCTTCTAAGGAACGCGGTGAGTTGTACGAAAAACTTACTAACGAAATCCTGATTGTGAGCTTTAACGTGTTGCGCAGTGATGTGAAGTTAATTACCAAACAGCGCTTTCACTATGTTGTAATTGACGAAGCGCAGGGCATTAAAAACGACAGCTCTTCAATTACCAAAGCTGCCAAAAAGGTGAAGGGCAACTTCTGTTTGGCCTTAACTGGTACGCCAATAGAAAACCGCTTGTTGGACCTTTGATCCTGCTTTGATTTTGTGCTCCCAAGCTTTTTAGGGAACAAAAAGCAGTTTACCGACCAGTTTGAAAAGGAAAAAACCGACCAAAGCTTCCATTTGTTAATGCAGCGCACTAGTCCCTTTATTTTGCGTCGTACCAAGTCCAAGGTCTTGAAGGAACTGCCTAACAAAATTACCACCGATATTTACGTAGAATTAAACCCAATGCACCAGAAGCTGTATGAGGAAGAACGTGACCGCGGTTTGGAGGAAATTAAGCAAATCCAAGACAAGAGTTCCTTTAACATCTTGACTTTAATCTTGAAGTTAAGGCACTTGTGTAGTTTACCCAAAAACAGTCAGGGTATTTTGGAAAACAGTGCCAAAAAGGAAGCTGCTTTAGAAATTATCCACGAAGCGATTGAAAACCAGCGCAAGATTATCCTCTTTACCCAGTTCATTGATGTAATTGACCACTTTAAAGACACCTTTAAAGAGCAGGGCATTGAGTACTTTATCTTTGATGGCCGTAAGTCTCCTAAAAGCCGTCACAGTATTATCGAGAAGTTCAACAATGCCAAAAACCCTTGTGTGTTGTTAGCGTCCTTGAAAGCAGGGGGTGTGGGAATTAACCTCACTGCCGCTGAAGTGGTAATCCACTTTGATGTGTGGTGAAATACCGCCGTGGAAAACCAAGCGACTGACCGGGCCCACCGCATAGGACAAAAGAAAACAGTCCAAGTTTACCGCATTATTGCTAAAAATACGATTGAAGAGCGGGTCTGTCAAGTGCAGGCCGAAAAACAGGAGTTAGTGAGCAAAACGCTAGTGGAAGACGTCAATTTTTTCGAATCCTTGACCAATGAGGAATTATTACGTCTTTTTGAATAA
- a CDS encoding DnaJ C-terminal domain-containing protein: MAAGKRDYYEVLGVSRSATAQDIKRAFRKLAMQYHPDRHKGEGETVQKQNEEKFKEVNEAYEVLSDTEKRGMYDRFGHEGLNASGFHETGFNPFDIFNSVFGEGFSFDMDGGSPFDFIFSRGKKSRQNRVVLPYDLEIAVGVDISFFEMTNGCTRTIEYTKRVTCSACDGFGAEGGETGMVSCNSCEGNGFILKNQRSIFGTVQSQMLCQSCGGQGKQAKHKCKTCKGSKYKKVPTTKEIQIPAGIYHGDALVDDHGGNEFGGHVGKLVVHVGVLPSKIFKRVDHNVVANVLVDPMIAITGGKIELPTLEGIKEFNLRAGTKSGEQIVIPGGGIKFTKNFRKKAGDLIIIISYARPSEYSAPELRKLKEFIKPNQEVKQYLNALKNEYKS; encoded by the coding sequence ATGGCCGCTGGTAAACGTGATTATTATGAAGTGTTAGGCGTTTCCAGATCCGCCACCGCACAAGACATCAAACGAGCTTTCCGCAAGCTTGCTATGCAGTACCACCCCGACCGCCATAAGGGTGAGGGTGAGACTGTCCAAAAACAAAACGAAGAGAAGTTTAAAGAGGTCAATGAGGCGTACGAGGTCTTAAGTGACACCGAGAAGCGTGGTATGTACGACCGCTTTGGCCATGAAGGGTTAAATGCCTCTGGCTTCCATGAAACTGGGTTTAATCCCTTTGACATCTTTAACAGTGTCTTTGGTGAGGGCTTTTCGTTTGACATGGACGGGGGTTCACCGTTTGACTTTATCTTTAGTAGGGGCAAAAAGTCGCGGCAAAACCGGGTTGTTTTGCCCTATGATTTAGAGATTGCGGTGGGGGTAGACATTAGCTTCTTTGAGATGACTAATGGTTGTACTCGGACGATTGAATATACCAAACGGGTGACCTGTAGTGCCTGTGATGGTTTTGGGGCTGAAGGGGGAGAAACCGGGATGGTTAGCTGTAACAGTTGTGAAGGCAATGGTTTTATTTTGAAGAATCAACGCTCCATCTTTGGTACAGTCCAGTCCCAGATGTTGTGTCAGAGCTGTGGTGGTCAGGGTAAACAGGCCAAACACAAGTGTAAGACTTGTAAGGGAAGTAAGTACAAGAAGGTACCAACTACCAAGGAAATTCAGATTCCCGCTGGCATTTACCATGGTGATGCGTTAGTCGATGACCATGGTGGTAATGAATTCGGGGGTCACGTTGGCAAGTTAGTGGTCCATGTGGGGGTACTACCGAGTAAGATCTTTAAACGGGTTGACCATAATGTAGTAGCCAATGTTTTAGTCGATCCGATGATTGCTATCACCGGAGGGAAAATTGAACTCCCTACCTTAGAAGGCATTAAGGAATTCAACTTACGTGCTGGTACTAAGAGTGGCGAGCAAATAGTAATCCCTGGTGGTGGGATTAAATTTACGAAGAACTTCCGCAAGAAGGCCGGGGATCTCATTATTATTATCAGTTATGCCCGTCCAAGTGAATACAGTGCGCCAGAGTTGCGCAAGCTCAAGGAATTTATTAAACCTAATCAAGAGGTAAAACAATATTTAAACGCACTTAAGAATGAATACAAGTCCTAA
- the fba gene encoding class II fructose-1,6-bisphosphate aldolase: MLVNIKQMLQHAKQHHYAVPHININNYEWAKAVLTAAQQAKSPIIVSTSEGALKYMSGHQVVVPMVKGLVDALKITVPVALHLDHGSYEGCKAALQAGFSSIMFDGSHLPFQENFTKSKELIELAKQTNASVELEVGTLGGEEDGIVGQGELANIEECKQIATLKPDALAAGIGNIHGLYPDNWKGLNYELIEAIAKATNLPLVLHGGSGIPEADVKKAIGLGISKLNINTECQLAFAKAIREYVEAKKDLDTHNKGYDPRKLLKSPTQAIVDCCLEKMQLCGSTNKA; this comes from the coding sequence ATGCTAGTAAACATCAAACAAATGTTGCAACACGCTAAGCAACACCACTATGCTGTACCCCACATTAATATCAATAACTATGAATGGGCTAAGGCAGTATTAACAGCGGCTCAGCAGGCCAAGAGTCCGATTATTGTCTCCACTTCTGAGGGCGCTTTAAAGTATATGTCCGGACACCAAGTGGTAGTACCGATGGTAAAGGGCTTAGTCGATGCTTTAAAGATTACTGTACCCGTAGCACTCCACTTAGACCATGGTAGTTATGAAGGTTGTAAGGCAGCGTTGCAAGCTGGGTTTAGTTCCATTATGTTTGATGGCTCGCATTTACCCTTTCAAGAAAACTTCACTAAATCCAAGGAGTTAATTGAACTAGCTAAACAAACCAATGCTTCTGTGGAACTAGAAGTGGGTACCTTAGGTGGGGAAGAAGATGGTATTGTGGGTCAAGGTGAATTGGCCAACATTGAAGAGTGCAAGCAAATTGCGACCTTAAAACCGGATGCCTTAGCTGCTGGGATTGGTAACATCCACGGGCTTTACCCCGACAACTGAAAGGGTTTAAACTATGAACTAATTGAAGCGATTGCTAAAGCGACTAACTTACCCTTAGTGCTCCATGGTGGTTCGGGAATTCCGGAAGCGGATGTCAAAAAAGCAATTGGCTTAGGCATTAGCAAGCTCAACATTAACACTGAATGTCAACTAGCGTTTGCTAAAGCGATTCGGGAATATGTGGAAGCCAAGAAGGACTTAGATACCCACAATAAGGGCTATGACCCACGGAAATTGTTAAAGTCACCTACCCAAGCAATTGTGGACTGCTGCTTGGAAAAGATGCAGCTCTGTGGTTCAACCAATAAGGCTTAG
- a CDS encoding GNAT family N-acetyltransferase, whose translation MDKNTILEFCFFGDRYQLMALKNPNKLVKNKQVKAAFNVFMKHRTTLSATNYMAQIVENFEQFLEYIHDKLQPGKLLALLFKNKQFLGWFCVGQWGNMPVLSFWIDPSQQQSGVALETISFFLKYYQRTLQPRELVWSFYESNQRSRHLANKLGFPSLFYFKKAEPNAPKVYFGTKDFKGESVIETKPYLGWGSGWKVNQMLKPTKNLTVNLINIGFDAYSDSQKALLAWFKTHKLTKGQVEVFFNYELCCLCISYNHKQSWVVYSFQQLLAKR comes from the coding sequence ATGGATAAAAACACTATTCTTGAGTTTTGCTTTTTTGGTGATCGTTACCAACTAATGGCACTGAAAAACCCCAATAAGTTGGTCAAAAATAAACAGGTCAAAGCTGCTTTTAATGTTTTCATGAAGCACCGGACCACCTTAAGTGCTACTAACTATATGGCGCAAATTGTGGAAAACTTTGAGCAGTTCTTGGAATACATCCACGACAAACTGCAACCCGGTAAACTGTTAGCGCTCTTATTTAAAAACAAGCAGTTTTTGGGTTGGTTTTGTGTCGGGCAATGGGGCAACATGCCGGTATTATCGTTTTGGATTGATCCCAGTCAACAACAAAGTGGTGTCGCTTTAGAAACAATTAGTTTCTTTCTTAAGTACTACCAGCGTACGTTGCAACCGCGGGAATTAGTGTGATCGTTTTATGAATCCAACCAAAGGTCACGGCACCTCGCTAACAAACTGGGTTTTCCTTCCCTGTTTTACTTTAAGAAAGCTGAGCCCAATGCCCCGAAGGTGTACTTTGGCACCAAGGACTTTAAAGGGGAGTCAGTCATAGAAACCAAACCCTATCTTGGTTGAGGGTCAGGGTGAAAGGTTAACCAAATGTTAAAACCAACTAAGAACCTCACCGTTAACCTAATTAACATTGGTTTTGATGCCTATTCCGACAGTCAAAAAGCGCTGTTAGCTTGATTTAAAACCCACAAGTTAACTAAGGGGCAGGTGGAAGTCTTTTTTAACTATGAGTTGTGTTGTTTATGTATTAGTTACAACCACAAGCAAAGTTGGGTTGTTTACTCGTTTCAGCAGTTACTTGCTAAACGTTAA
- the rpoE gene encoding DNA-directed RNA polymerase subunit delta: protein MQVEYLDLISQAKEIAETQFKAEPFSFDAIWKEVVKHFKISKQDEPNLISRFYQDFLEDPNFVYLGERNWKLRDFMKFDEWNKISQAMFVTKEIFEEGYEDLSNKKKENEEEVNDFIMGNDGDDNSTGDEIVQGLINDFRDDNQ, encoded by the coding sequence ATGCAAGTAGAATACCTCGATCTCATCTCCCAAGCGAAGGAGATTGCTGAGACCCAATTTAAGGCGGAACCGTTTTCCTTTGATGCTATTTGAAAGGAAGTAGTGAAGCACTTTAAGATCTCCAAACAAGACGAACCTAACCTAATTTCGCGGTTTTACCAAGACTTTTTGGAAGACCCTAACTTTGTTTATTTAGGGGAACGCAACTGGAAGTTAAGGGACTTCATGAAGTTTGATGAATGGAACAAGATTTCCCAAGCAATGTTTGTGACCAAGGAAATCTTTGAAGAGGGTTATGAAGACCTGTCCAACAAGAAGAAGGAAAACGAGGAAGAAGTGAATGACTTCATTATGGGCAATGATGGTGATGACAACAGTACCGGTGATGAAATTGTGCAAGGACTCATTAACGATTTTCGCGACGATAACCAATAA
- the ychF gene encoding redox-regulated ATPase YchF: MLSAGIVGLPNVGKSTLFSAITNLQVEIANYPFATIEPNAGIVNVIDERLDKLASLIKPDKVTHTTFRFVDIAGLVKGASKGEGLGNQFLANIREVDLICHVVRCYEDKKIVHVNNQVDPVFDFEIIVNELIQADIEVVNTRIGKIKRKAESGDKQSKEEYQLLAPVLQGLQQNQMVLHLVNEVDLKKLKSLNLLTAKPILVVANVSEADLSNLDHNPHLTQLNQFLKQHNLPHAIPVCALLENELSSLDANGRQDWLKELGLSDYQGLNQLIKTAYDAIGLWSFFTFGKQEVRAWAFKKGWLAPQCAGEIHTDFERGFIKVEVISWNQLYELKSLQEAKKQGLVRLEGKAYVMQDGDVCHFKFNV; the protein is encoded by the coding sequence ATGTTAAGTGCGGGAATTGTTGGTTTACCCAACGTTGGTAAATCAACCTTGTTTAGTGCTATTACCAACCTGCAAGTGGAAATAGCTAACTATCCCTTTGCCACGATTGAACCGAATGCCGGGATAGTTAACGTAATCGATGAGCGCTTAGACAAACTAGCGAGTTTAATTAAACCCGATAAGGTTACCCACACTACCTTTCGCTTTGTTGACATTGCTGGTTTAGTTAAGGGTGCCAGTAAGGGAGAAGGACTGGGCAACCAGTTCTTGGCCAACATCAGAGAAGTTGACCTTATTTGTCACGTAGTGCGTTGCTATGAGGACAAGAAGATTGTCCACGTTAATAACCAGGTCGACCCCGTATTTGACTTTGAAATTATTGTCAATGAGTTAATCCAGGCCGACATTGAGGTGGTGAATACCCGGATTGGCAAGATTAAGCGCAAGGCCGAATCTGGTGATAAGCAGTCCAAGGAAGAATATCAACTGCTAGCACCCGTTTTACAAGGTTTGCAACAAAACCAGATGGTGTTGCATCTAGTGAATGAAGTAGATTTAAAGAAACTCAAGTCACTTAATTTACTAACCGCCAAACCGATCCTAGTGGTGGCCAATGTGTCAGAAGCGGATTTGTCCAACCTTGACCATAATCCCCACCTCACTCAGCTCAACCAGTTCTTAAAACAACATAACTTACCCCATGCCATTCCTGTTTGTGCATTATTAGAAAATGAGTTGAGTAGCTTGGATGCCAATGGTCGTCAAGACTGGCTCAAGGAGTTGGGTTTAAGTGATTACCAAGGTTTAAACCAACTAATTAAAACGGCTTATGATGCGATTGGTCTGTGGTCATTCTTTACCTTTGGTAAGCAAGAAGTGCGCGCTTGGGCTTTTAAAAAGGGTTGGTTAGCACCGCAGTGTGCGGGTGAAATTCACACTGACTTTGAACGTGGTTTTATTAAAGTAGAAGTAATTAGTTGAAACCAACTATACGAATTAAAATCGCTCCAGGAAGCCAAAAAGCAGGGCCTGGTCCGTTTAGAGGGCAAGGCTTACGTGATGCAAGATGGTGATGTGTGTCACTTTAAGTTTAACGTTTAG
- the pip gene encoding prolyl aminopeptidase, which produces MNTSPKQSGYLKVGNGHEVYFWTAGNPQGKSALYVHGGPGSGTDAGCLKYFDLDTTYVILLDQRGCGQSKAVNPLLHNTTQDLVGDLEALRQHLKLERWTLFGGSWGSTLALVYAITHPQVVEQVFLRALFLGREQDWAEMLLGLGKLFYPYEHQTLLKAIPQACRTDFTKFTNYFYEVLQGNDSALKTQLANAWVKWENTLLSPISYVKDEKAEDANFTFKLALLECHYAKHHSFLKPNFILENVAVLKDKPVHLIHGRFDLVCPLSQALELKRALPTLNLYVTNNAGHSGSDPNNLTTIKHLLKTQL; this is translated from the coding sequence ATGAATACAAGTCCTAAGCAAAGTGGTTATTTAAAGGTTGGTAATGGTCATGAGGTCTACTTTTGAACTGCTGGTAATCCCCAAGGAAAATCAGCACTTTACGTTCATGGGGGACCAGGTTCGGGTACGGATGCGGGTTGTTTAAAGTACTTTGACTTAGACACTACCTATGTAATCTTGTTAGACCAACGGGGTTGTGGTCAAAGTAAAGCGGTTAATCCCTTACTGCACAACACTACCCAAGACTTAGTTGGGGACTTGGAAGCGTTGCGCCAACACTTAAAACTTGAGCGTTGGACCCTATTTGGTGGTAGTTGGGGTTCTACTTTAGCCTTAGTGTATGCCATTACCCATCCCCAAGTAGTCGAACAAGTCTTTTTAAGAGCGCTCTTTTTGGGCCGTGAACAAGACTGGGCTGAAATGCTGTTGGGCTTGGGCAAGCTCTTCTACCCTTACGAACACCAAACGTTACTGAAAGCCATTCCCCAGGCTTGTCGCACTGACTTTACGAAATTCACTAACTACTTTTATGAAGTGTTGCAAGGTAACGATTCCGCTTTAAAAACGCAGTTAGCCAACGCTTGGGTTAAGTGGGAAAATACCTTACTATCACCGATTAGCTATGTCAAAGACGAGAAAGCAGAAGATGCGAACTTTACCTTTAAGTTAGCGCTCTTGGAATGTCACTACGCAAAGCACCACAGCTTTTTAAAACCGAACTTTATCCTGGAAAATGTTGCGGTATTAAAGGACAAACCGGTGCACTTAATCCACGGCCGTTTTGATCTAGTCTGTCCGTTAAGTCAAGCCTTGGAACTCAAACGTGCTTTACCAACGCTTAACTTGTATGTAACTAACAATGCCGGGCACAGTGGCAGTGATCCCAATAACCTCACTACCATTAAACACCTTTTAAAAACACAACTGTAA
- the metG gene encoding methionine--tRNA ligase: MKRCYITTPIYYASGKPHIGHAFTTILADVIKRYKQQNGYEAYFLTGTDEHGNKIESKAKSLGLDPQTFVDQNVAYFQQMWKQLDINFDHFIRTTDLSHKAQVQQAFQLLYDKGLIYQSNWEGAYCVECEQNYFTYDKQTMLCEIGHQLTLVQEPSLFIAFKDSKDWIGEMIATNKLNITPESRAAELKNNFLDGGLNDLALTRQNVTWGIPVPFDNKQTIYVWFDALFNYITNLGFAHNDPKFNKWWNNNDEEHEVIHLISREITRFHCIYWPIFLHQLGFKLPTQFLSHGWIVDGNGHKMSKSLGNVISPEELLAQFGVDGTRYCLLKEMRLDKDNRCSMAIFKDIYNADLANSFGNHASRTFGMIKKYLGGQLDFIEVQDPQVKQLMDQADQAMVQFDTAWNNFQFYKGINGLLQLVFQASKLIDQLKPWELVKQTDYTLLKQLLFACVRCTQVCFVLLAPILVHTSTQIFDLFNFSAQARSKTHLADPQQLQKISLAPVIQLLFKRLD, from the coding sequence ATGAAACGGTGTTACATTACCACCCCGATTTACTACGCCTCGGGTAAGCCCCACATTGGCCATGCCTTTACGACCATCTTAGCGGATGTGATTAAGCGGTATAAACAGCAAAACGGTTATGAAGCTTACTTTCTAACTGGTACGGATGAACACGGCAACAAAATTGAAAGTAAGGCCAAAAGTTTAGGTCTAGATCCCCAAACCTTTGTGGATCAAAACGTGGCTTACTTTCAACAAATGTGAAAGCAGTTAGACATTAACTTTGACCACTTTATCCGCACCACTGATCTTAGTCATAAAGCCCAAGTTCAACAGGCCTTTCAACTACTTTATGACAAGGGGTTAATTTACCAAAGTAACTGGGAGGGTGCTTACTGTGTCGAGTGTGAGCAGAACTATTTCACTTATGATAAACAAACAATGTTGTGTGAAATAGGTCACCAGTTAACCCTAGTCCAAGAACCATCTTTATTTATTGCCTTTAAAGATAGTAAGGACTGGATTGGGGAAATGATTGCGACAAACAAGCTCAACATTACCCCTGAATCCAGAGCCGCTGAGTTAAAGAACAACTTCTTGGATGGGGGTTTAAATGACTTAGCTTTAACACGGCAAAACGTGACTTGGGGAATTCCCGTACCCTTTGACAACAAGCAAACGATTTACGTGTGGTTTGATGCCTTGTTTAACTACATTACTAACTTAGGGTTTGCCCATAACGACCCTAAATTTAACAAATGGTGGAACAATAATGATGAGGAACACGAAGTCATTCATTTAATTTCACGCGAAATTACCCGTTTCCACTGCATTTACTGACCAATCTTTCTCCACCAGTTGGGTTTTAAACTACCGACCCAGTTTCTCTCCCATGGTTGGATTGTCGATGGTAATGGGCACAAGATGTCCAAGTCGTTGGGCAATGTCATTTCCCCCGAAGAACTATTGGCCCAGTTTGGTGTTGATGGTACGCGTTATTGCTTACTTAAAGAAATGCGCTTGGACAAGGACAACCGCTGTAGTATGGCGATCTTTAAGGACATTTACAACGCTGATTTGGCCAACAGTTTTGGTAACCACGCATCACGTACCTTTGGCATGATCAAAAAGTACTTGGGCGGCCAGTTAGACTTTATCGAAGTCCAAGACCCTCAAGTAAAGCAGCTAATGGACCAAGCGGACCAAGCGATGGTTCAGTTTGACACCGCTTGAAATAACTTCCAGTTTTACAAGGGCATTAATGGCTTACTGCAACTAGTCTTTCAAGCTAGCAAGTTAATTGACCAGTTAAAACCGTGGGAGTTAGTCAAACAAACAGATTACACCTTACTCAAGCAATTACTGTTTGCTTGTGTCCGTTGTACCCAAGTGTGCTTTGTCTTGTTAGCGCCGATCTTAGTTCATACCAGTACCCAGATATTTGACCTGTTTAACTTCAGTGCCCAAGCACGTAGTAAGACCCACCTAGCTGATCCACAACAACTGCAAAAAATCAGCTTAGCACCTGTAATTCAACTTTTATTTAAAAGATTGGATTAA